A single Arachnia propionica DNA region contains:
- a CDS encoding APC family permease: MNIYQALKRVFVGRRLASAQLGETLLPKRLALPVFASDALSSVAYAPDEILITLSLAGMTGYLFSWQIGLAVGVVIAVVAMSYRQTVRAYPTGGGDYEVAASNLGRHAGLTVASALLVDYVLTVAVSVSAGVLNAKAMLPGIDGYEVPIAVGVIVVLALMNLRGVRDSGGVLAWPTYVFMFSMLLMLAIGFFRILVLGHSLKSETSDLTVIGAQGADQAFGWVLVAIITRAFSSGCAALTGVEAVANGVPSFRPPKSRNAASVLGLLGLIAVTMLVGIVLLANLTRVHLIDELTGTHYLKPDGSTIHTAAVTVTGQLARTVFGDWFVPGFYVVIIATLSILFLAANTAFNGFPSLASILAKDGYLPRQLHTRGDRLAYSNGIVLLAVAAIALVWGFNASVTALIQLYVVGVFISFTVGQTGMVLHWNRALRVEKDRGERRRMQRSRVVNLLGAGMTAVVLVVVLISKFTHGAYLALVAMGLMYLLMVLIRRHYDQVRDELALRPESDRALPSRVRAVVLVQQVNLPTAKAIAYAKAGRATSLMGVTISVDDEEARELMEAWRREDFGIPLRVIASPYREITQPFIRYVAEMRTENPRDVVAVYIPDYVVGNWWERLLHNQTTLLIRTRLHYMSGVMVISVPYQLSSSRRREARQGTR; the protein is encoded by the coding sequence GTGAACATCTATCAGGCGCTGAAGCGTGTGTTCGTCGGCCGTCGCCTGGCCAGTGCACAACTGGGGGAAACGCTTCTCCCGAAACGGCTTGCGCTGCCCGTGTTCGCCTCGGACGCGCTGAGCTCGGTCGCCTACGCACCCGACGAGATTCTGATCACCCTGTCCTTGGCCGGGATGACCGGTTACCTGTTCTCGTGGCAGATCGGGCTCGCGGTCGGGGTCGTGATCGCGGTGGTGGCGATGTCCTACCGGCAGACCGTTCGTGCCTATCCGACTGGTGGAGGGGACTACGAGGTAGCCGCGTCGAACCTGGGCAGGCACGCAGGACTGACCGTGGCGTCGGCGCTGCTGGTCGACTACGTGCTGACGGTCGCCGTCTCGGTTTCCGCCGGTGTGCTCAACGCCAAGGCGATGCTCCCCGGGATAGACGGCTACGAGGTGCCCATCGCGGTCGGGGTGATCGTCGTCCTGGCACTGATGAACCTGCGGGGCGTCAGGGACTCCGGGGGGGTGCTGGCCTGGCCCACCTACGTCTTCATGTTCTCAATGCTCTTGATGCTCGCCATCGGATTCTTCCGGATCCTGGTCCTGGGGCATTCGCTGAAGAGCGAGACCTCCGACCTGACGGTGATCGGTGCCCAGGGCGCCGACCAGGCCTTCGGGTGGGTGCTGGTCGCGATCATCACCCGGGCCTTCTCGTCGGGCTGCGCCGCGCTGACCGGCGTGGAGGCCGTGGCCAACGGCGTGCCATCGTTCCGCCCCCCCAAGAGCCGCAACGCCGCCTCGGTGCTCGGGTTGCTCGGGTTGATCGCTGTGACCATGCTCGTCGGGATCGTCCTGCTGGCAAACCTGACCCGTGTGCACCTGATCGACGAACTGACAGGAACCCACTACCTGAAGCCGGACGGCTCGACCATCCACACCGCGGCGGTGACCGTGACGGGACAGCTGGCGCGCACGGTCTTCGGCGACTGGTTCGTTCCGGGTTTCTACGTGGTCATCATCGCCACCCTGTCGATCCTGTTCCTGGCCGCGAACACCGCTTTCAACGGTTTCCCGAGCCTGGCTTCGATCCTCGCCAAGGACGGTTATCTGCCCCGGCAACTCCACACCCGCGGCGACCGGTTGGCCTATTCCAACGGGATCGTGCTGCTGGCCGTGGCGGCCATCGCCCTCGTCTGGGGTTTCAACGCCTCCGTGACGGCCCTGATCCAGCTCTACGTGGTCGGGGTGTTCATCTCCTTCACCGTCGGACAGACCGGGATGGTGCTGCACTGGAACCGCGCGCTCCGCGTCGAGAAGGACCGGGGCGAACGACGGCGCATGCAACGATCCCGCGTGGTGAACCTCCTCGGCGCGGGAATGACCGCCGTGGTGCTGGTGGTCGTGCTCATCTCCAAGTTCACCCACGGCGCCTACCTCGCCCTGGTTGCCATGGGATTGATGTACCTGCTGATGGTCCTGATCCGCAGACACTACGACCAGGTCAGGGATGAACTGGCCCTCCGCCCCGAATCCGACCGGGCACTGCCGAGCCGGGTCAGGGCGGTGGTGCTGGTGCAACAGGTGAACCTGCCCACCGCGAAGGCCATCGCCTACGCGAAGGCGGGTCGCGCCACATCCCTGATGGGGGTGACGATCTCCGTCGATGACGAGGAGGCGCGCGAGCTCATGGAGGCGTGGCGGAGGGAGGATTTCGGCATTCCGTTGCGCGTGATCGCATCCCCCTACCGGGAGATCACCCAGCCCTTCATCCGCTATGTGGCCGAGATGCGCACTGAGAACCCCAGGGACGTGGTGGCCGTCTACATTCCCGACTATGTGGTGGGGAACTGGTGGGAGCGACTGCTCCACAACCAGACCACCCTGCTGATCCGCACCAGGCTGCACTACATGAGCGGGGTGATGGTGATCTCGGTGCCCTACCAGCTCAGCAGCTCGCGGCGCCGCGAGGCCAGACAGGGCACCAGATGA
- a CDS encoding class I SAM-dependent RNA methyltransferase encodes MIEVELERVAHGGVVVGRFDGKVIFVTGGLPGERVVVEITEKGSRFDRGRVIRVLEASPGRVEPPCPIAGECGGCDWQHASPELQLDLKTAVVAEQLSRLAGITWPGRVEAIQPTVNWRTRMRYSVSGGRVGLRGRRSHEVVSLPETGCLAAAPGLFPAQLNELAEGAESLSVVRAANRVSVLADGKLLIGPPRVREKAGKFSFQVAASGFWQVHPRAAETLLDAVMEGLKPRQGDLALDLYCGSGLFAAGLDHSGAEVFGVELDREAAANARVNVPRGRFLALSLAKALRRLPSGVDLVVLDPPRRGAGAAVVARVADLAPRAVAYVACDPASLARDLAGFAVRGYEADRIRAFDLFPMTHHVECVAILKPATRT; translated from the coding sequence ATGATCGAGGTCGAACTCGAACGGGTGGCCCACGGTGGTGTGGTCGTGGGGCGCTTCGACGGCAAGGTGATCTTCGTCACGGGCGGACTGCCCGGGGAGCGGGTGGTCGTAGAAATCACCGAGAAGGGCAGCCGGTTCGATCGGGGACGCGTGATCCGGGTTCTCGAGGCCTCCCCGGGACGGGTGGAGCCCCCGTGCCCGATCGCCGGAGAGTGTGGTGGCTGTGACTGGCAGCACGCCAGTCCCGAGCTCCAGCTCGACCTCAAGACGGCCGTCGTCGCGGAGCAGCTGTCCCGATTGGCGGGAATCACCTGGCCCGGGCGGGTGGAGGCCATCCAGCCGACGGTCAACTGGCGCACCCGGATGAGGTACTCGGTCAGCGGTGGTCGCGTGGGGCTACGCGGGCGGCGATCACACGAGGTTGTGTCACTGCCCGAGACGGGATGCCTCGCCGCTGCACCCGGCCTGTTCCCGGCTCAGTTGAACGAACTCGCGGAAGGAGCGGAATCGCTCAGCGTGGTTCGCGCGGCGAACAGGGTCAGCGTGCTCGCCGATGGAAAACTCCTGATCGGCCCACCCCGGGTCCGCGAGAAGGCGGGAAAGTTCTCCTTCCAGGTGGCAGCCTCCGGTTTCTGGCAGGTACACCCCAGGGCGGCCGAGACCCTGCTCGACGCCGTCATGGAAGGGCTCAAGCCCAGACAGGGGGATCTGGCGCTCGATCTCTACTGCGGTTCGGGGTTGTTCGCCGCGGGCCTGGATCACTCCGGGGCCGAAGTTTTCGGGGTGGAACTGGACCGGGAGGCTGCTGCGAATGCCCGCGTCAACGTGCCCCGGGGGCGTTTTCTGGCGCTGTCGTTGGCGAAGGCACTGCGACGGCTCCCTTCCGGGGTCGATCTGGTCGTCCTCGACCCACCCCGGCGGGGAGCGGGGGCCGCCGTGGTGGCGCGCGTGGCGGATCTCGCGCCCAGGGCCGTCGCCTACGTCGCCTGCGACCCGGCGAGCCTGGCCAGGGACCTGGCGGGTTTTGCGGTACGCGGATATGAGGCGGACCGGATCCGTGCCTTCGACCTGTTTCCGATGACCCATCACGTGGAGTGTGTGGCCATCCTGAAACCCGCCACGAGAACCTGA